In a single window of the Desulfovibrio mangrovi genome:
- a CDS encoding DegT/DnrJ/EryC1/StrS family aminotransferase, producing MRDSFLVFGQPLIEQDEIDEVVDSLSKAWIGTGPKVHKFEKDFAAFKGVPYAAAVNSCTAALHLACLTLELEPGDEVITTAMTFCASVNSIIHAGGTPVLADVDPLTLNIAPAAIEAKISPRTRAIMVVHYAGRCCDMDAIMALAAKHNLVVIEDCAHAIESEYKGRKAGTIGHIGCFSFYATKNIVTGEGGMLISNDKAAIDRCKIMALHGMSADAWARFSDAGYKHYQVVDHGFKYNMMDLQAALGLHQLPRIERYWKHREAIWNRYMEAFADLGLGLPAAPEADTVHAYHLFTIRVDKQCCGVERDQMLEAMRKHNIGVGVHYLAIPEHPYYQKRFGWKPEDTPHATAYGRETVSLPLSAKLTEKDVDDVINAVRSICNACTGASK from the coding sequence ATGCGCGATTCCTTTCTGGTCTTCGGACAGCCGCTGATCGAACAGGACGAAATAGATGAAGTGGTGGACAGCCTGAGCAAGGCATGGATCGGCACCGGTCCCAAGGTCCACAAATTCGAGAAGGACTTTGCCGCCTTCAAGGGCGTTCCCTACGCAGCCGCGGTCAACTCCTGCACCGCCGCTCTGCACCTTGCCTGTCTCACCCTTGAACTGGAACCCGGCGACGAAGTCATCACCACGGCAATGACCTTCTGCGCCTCGGTAAACTCCATCATCCACGCGGGTGGCACTCCCGTTCTCGCCGATGTGGACCCGCTGACGCTGAACATCGCCCCTGCCGCCATTGAGGCAAAAATTTCTCCGCGCACGCGCGCCATCATGGTGGTGCACTACGCCGGACGCTGCTGCGACATGGACGCCATCATGGCGCTTGCCGCCAAGCACAATCTTGTGGTCATTGAAGACTGCGCACACGCCATCGAATCCGAATACAAGGGACGCAAGGCGGGCACCATCGGCCACATCGGCTGTTTCAGCTTCTACGCCACCAAGAACATCGTCACCGGAGAAGGCGGCATGCTCATCTCCAATGACAAGGCCGCCATCGACCGCTGCAAGATCATGGCCCTGCACGGCATGAGCGCCGACGCCTGGGCACGCTTCTCCGATGCGGGCTACAAGCACTATCAGGTGGTTGACCACGGCTTCAAATACAACATGATGGACCTGCAGGCGGCACTGGGCCTGCACCAGCTTCCCCGCATCGAACGTTACTGGAAGCACCGTGAAGCCATATGGAACCGTTACATGGAAGCCTTTGCCGATCTCGGCCTCGGCCTGCCCGCAGCGCCTGAAGCAGATACCGTACATGCTTACCACCTGTTCACCATACGCGTGGACAAGCAGTGCTGCGGCGTGGAACGCGACCAGATGCTCGAGGCCATGCGCAAGCACAACATCGGCGTCGGTGTGCACTATCTTGCCATCCCCGAACACCCCTACTACCAGAAGCGGTTCGGCTGGAAGCCTGAAGACACCCCCCATGCCACGGCATACGGACGCGAAACCGTCAGCCTGCCCCTTTCCGCCAAGCTGACCGAAAAGGACGTGGACGACGTGATCAACGCCGTACGTTCCATCTGTAACGCCTGCACCGGAGCATCCAAGTGA
- the tsf gene encoding translation elongation factor Ts produces MSISAAMVKSLRDKTGAGMMDCKKALAENNGDEEKAIDWLRQKGLSKAAKKAGRATTEGLVGCVVEGKVGALAEFKCETDFVARNEAFIALSQKFAQDVAANGAEGFTDRVAADVTDCIATLGENMSAGRAARVTLANDGVIGSYVHSNGKIGVLVAIEGTDNAELAKNIAMQVAATNPVSLDASSIPADLIEREREIHRQKTLEEGKPENIVDKIVDGRMQKFFKEVTLLDQPYIRDDKMAVKDLLKGGAKVTEFVRFALGEDAVAEEEEAE; encoded by the coding sequence ATGTCTATTTCCGCCGCTATGGTGAAGAGCCTGCGCGACAAGACCGGCGCCGGCATGATGGACTGCAAGAAAGCTCTTGCAGAGAACAACGGTGACGAAGAAAAGGCAATCGACTGGCTCCGCCAGAAGGGCCTCTCCAAGGCAGCCAAGAAGGCTGGCCGTGCAACCACCGAAGGCCTCGTCGGCTGCGTGGTTGAAGGCAAGGTAGGCGCTCTGGCCGAGTTCAAGTGCGAAACCGACTTCGTTGCACGCAACGAGGCCTTCATCGCCCTTTCCCAGAAGTTCGCACAGGACGTTGCCGCCAACGGCGCAGAAGGCTTCACCGACCGCGTTGCCGCTGACGTGACCGACTGCATCGCCACCCTCGGCGAAAACATGTCCGCAGGCCGCGCTGCCCGTGTTACTCTGGCTAACGACGGTGTTATCGGTTCCTACGTGCACTCCAACGGCAAGATCGGCGTTCTGGTTGCCATCGAAGGCACCGACAACGCAGAACTGGCCAAGAACATTGCCATGCAGGTAGCCGCTACCAACCCCGTTTCTCTGGACGCTTCCAGCATTCCCGCCGACCTGATCGAGCGTGAGCGCGAAATCCACCGTCAGAAGACTCTGGAAGAAGGCAAGCCCGAGAACATCGTGGACAAGATCGTAGATGGCCGTATGCAGAAGTTCTTCAAGGAAGTTACCCTGCTCGACCAGCCCTACATCCGCGACGACAAGATGGCCGTTAAGGACCTGCTCAAGGGCGGTGCCAAGGTTACCGAATTCGTGCGCTTCGCCCTTGGTGAAGACGCCGTTGCAGAAGAGGAAGAGGCCGAATAG
- the rpsB gene encoding 30S ribosomal protein S2, with protein MSYVSMKQMLETGVHFGHQTRRWNPKMRPFIFGARNGIHIMDLQQTAKLFRRAHDKVAETVAKGGKVIFIGTKRQAHEAVRTEASRADQFFVTNRWMGGTLTNFQTIRKSIDRLKKLEAMFEDGSVNRYQKKEILTLRREMDKLELTLGGIKNMDRLPQLAFIVDPKREEIAVKECRKLGIPIVAITDSNCDPDVIDYVIPGNDDAIRAIKLFVAHIAEACMEGAAMGKDSKDVEPEVAMAAAAEAEAGKDEE; from the coding sequence ATGTCTTACGTATCAATGAAGCAGATGCTGGAAACCGGCGTCCACTTCGGCCACCAGACCCGCCGCTGGAACCCCAAGATGCGCCCCTTCATTTTTGGCGCACGCAACGGCATCCACATCATGGACCTGCAGCAGACTGCAAAGCTGTTCCGCCGCGCCCATGACAAGGTAGCTGAAACCGTTGCCAAGGGCGGCAAGGTTATCTTCATCGGCACCAAGCGTCAGGCTCACGAAGCCGTGCGCACCGAAGCTTCCCGCGCTGATCAGTTCTTCGTGACCAACCGCTGGATGGGTGGCACCCTGACCAACTTCCAGACCATTCGTAAGTCCATCGACCGCCTGAAGAAGCTGGAAGCCATGTTCGAAGACGGTTCCGTAAACCGTTACCAGAAGAAGGAAATCCTGACTCTCCGTCGCGAGATGGATAAGCTGGAACTGACCCTCGGTGGTATCAAGAACATGGACCGCCTGCCCCAGCTGGCTTTCATCGTTGACCCCAAGCGCGAAGAAATCGCTGTTAAGGAATGCCGCAAGCTCGGTATCCCGATCGTTGCCATCACCGACTCCAACTGCGATCCCGACGTGATCGACTACGTTATCCCCGGCAACGACGACGCCATCCGCGCCATCAAGCTGTTTGTTGCACACATCGCAGAAGCCTGCATGGAAGGCGCTGCAATGGGCAAGGACAGCAAGGACGTTGAGCCTGAAGTTGCCATGGCTGCCGCTGCTGAAGCTGAAGCCGGCAAAGACGAAGAATAA
- a CDS encoding fumarylacetoacetate hydrolase family protein produces the protein MRVLRVRYKNSAFYAALREDTVLCLNPQLGFVDPIPLEDVAVLPVVTPSKVVCVGLNYKAHAAELGMPIPDEPVYFLKPPSAVIGSGQPILLPEVSQRVDYEAELAIVIGKESRKLRPDQVPDSIFGFTCANDVTARDLQKKDAMFGRCKGFDTFLPIGPWIETEVKNPDDLTIRCIKNGQVMQEGHTSDMLFSPYSLVMHISHVMTLLPGDVILTGTPPGVGPMHPGDEVRVEVENMALLINPVRDSLGRAGEDEVPVQ, from the coding sequence ATGCGCGTTCTCAGGGTCCGCTACAAGAATTCCGCCTTCTACGCCGCCTTGCGCGAAGACACGGTACTGTGCCTCAATCCCCAACTGGGCTTCGTCGATCCCATTCCGCTGGAAGACGTTGCCGTACTGCCGGTGGTCACCCCTTCAAAGGTGGTCTGCGTGGGATTGAACTACAAGGCCCACGCGGCGGAGCTCGGCATGCCCATCCCTGATGAACCGGTCTACTTCCTCAAGCCGCCGTCCGCAGTCATAGGCTCCGGCCAGCCCATCCTGCTGCCAGAAGTCTCCCAACGGGTGGACTACGAGGCCGAACTTGCCATCGTCATCGGCAAGGAAAGCCGCAAGCTGCGCCCCGACCAGGTTCCGGACAGCATTTTCGGCTTCACCTGCGCCAACGACGTCACCGCCCGCGACCTGCAGAAAAAGGACGCCATGTTTGGCCGTTGCAAGGGTTTCGACACCTTCCTTCCGATAGGTCCGTGGATTGAGACGGAAGTGAAGAATCCGGACGACCTGACCATACGCTGTATCAAGAACGGACAGGTCATGCAGGAGGGACACACCTCCGACATGCTCTTCTCTCCCTACAGTCTGGTCATGCACATTTCCCACGTCATGACCCTGCTGCCGGGAGATGTGATTCTCACCGGCACCCCGCCCGGCGTAGGCCCCATGCACCCGGGAGACGAAGTGCGCGTGGAGGTTGAGAACATGGCGCTGCTCATCAACCCCGTACGCGACAGCCTTGGCCGCGCCGGAGAGGACGAGGTGCCGGTCCAGTAG
- a CDS encoding ribonuclease J codes for MPDQQEFLTLTPLGGYGEIGMNCTIWSTPTTSVVVDCGLMFPDDYHLGIDVVIPQFDHILRQKEKVRGVVLTHGHEDHIGALPWLMPWLHVPIYGSRFTLALVEHKLREANLLDRTELIVVKPGQRLALGDMVFNFFPVCHSIIEGFALGVETPVGRVVHTGDFKLDPNPIDGHSTDLDAFRRFSDEGVQLLLSDSTNIERDGHSLGEREIRDTFDGIFRDAKGRVVVTLFSSHIQRIQEVFDIAAKYGRKVAVSGRSLLNNIDIARDLGFMRVPSGVYMDPQDMPALPDNEIVLLVTGSQGEPLSALSRITRGEHRSLSIKEGDTVIMSSRFIPGNARAITRLINDMYRLGAEVYYENFRNIHASGHAYREELRIMLETVRPRFFVPVHGEYRHLVKHCRLAHECGIPADHTIILEDGDPVTLLPEGIRKEPRINLETVLVDGKGVGDVGSSVLKERQILGGEGMVVVFLVLDEQIWEILHGPDIVSKGFIFEAHYNHVLEDAKCIVLDILENMSPGDLEKLKDRIRSTLRRFFRKVLERDPVVLPVITMV; via the coding sequence ATGCCGGACCAGCAAGAATTCCTGACGCTGACCCCCCTTGGGGGCTACGGCGAAATCGGCATGAACTGCACCATCTGGTCCACCCCCACGACCTCGGTCGTGGTGGACTGCGGGCTCATGTTTCCTGACGACTACCACCTCGGCATCGACGTGGTCATTCCCCAGTTCGACCATATTCTCCGTCAGAAGGAGAAAGTGCGCGGCGTTGTGCTCACGCACGGACACGAAGATCACATAGGCGCGCTGCCATGGCTCATGCCCTGGCTGCACGTGCCCATCTACGGTTCCCGCTTCACGCTCGCGCTGGTGGAACACAAGCTGCGCGAAGCCAATCTGCTGGATCGCACCGAACTGATCGTTGTGAAACCTGGACAGCGTCTTGCCTTGGGCGACATGGTCTTCAACTTCTTCCCCGTGTGCCACTCCATCATTGAAGGTTTCGCTCTCGGTGTGGAAACGCCCGTAGGGCGCGTGGTGCATACCGGCGACTTCAAGCTGGACCCCAACCCCATTGACGGCCACAGCACCGATCTGGACGCCTTCCGCCGTTTTTCCGACGAGGGTGTGCAGCTCCTGCTTTCCGACTCCACCAACATTGAGCGGGATGGCCATTCGCTTGGCGAACGCGAGATCCGCGACACCTTTGACGGCATCTTCCGTGACGCCAAGGGACGAGTGGTTGTCACGCTGTTCTCAAGCCATATCCAGCGCATTCAGGAAGTGTTCGACATCGCCGCCAAGTACGGCCGCAAGGTGGCCGTTTCCGGCCGCAGCCTGCTGAACAATATAGACATCGCCCGCGATCTCGGCTTCATGCGCGTGCCTTCCGGCGTCTACATGGACCCGCAGGACATGCCCGCCCTGCCGGACAACGAGATCGTCCTGCTGGTAACAGGCTCACAGGGCGAGCCGCTGTCAGCACTTTCCCGCATCACCCGCGGCGAACACCGCTCCCTCTCCATCAAGGAAGGGGATACGGTCATCATGTCGTCACGGTTCATCCCCGGCAACGCGCGCGCCATCACCCGGCTCATCAACGACATGTACCGGCTGGGGGCAGAGGTCTATTACGAGAATTTCCGCAACATCCACGCTTCGGGCCACGCCTACCGTGAAGAACTTCGCATCATGCTGGAAACCGTGCGCCCACGCTTCTTCGTACCGGTGCACGGCGAGTATCGCCATCTGGTCAAGCACTGCCGCCTTGCCCACGAATGCGGCATTCCCGCCGACCACACCATCATTCTGGAAGACGGCGATCCCGTCACACTGCTGCCGGAAGGCATCCGCAAGGAGCCGCGCATCAATCTGGAAACCGTGCTGGTAGACGGCAAGGGCGTGGGCGACGTGGGTTCCTCCGTACTCAAGGAACGTCAGATACTGGGCGGAGAAGGCATGGTGGTAGTCTTCCTCGTGCTGGATGAGCAGATTTGGGAAATCCTGCACGGGCCGGACATCGTGTCCAAAGGCTTCATCTTCGAGGCCCATTACAATCACGTGCTGGAAGACGCCAAGTGCATCGTGCTGGACATTCTGGAAAACATGAGCCCGGGCGATCTGGAAAAGCTGAAGGACCGCATCCGCTCCACCCTGCGCCGCTTCTTCCGCAAGGTGCTGGAACGTGACCCCGTAGTGCTGCCCGTCATCACCATGGTCTAG
- a CDS encoding lysophospholipid acyltransferase family protein gives MIRTLWFYLSFLTATFVISVATLAVGVFAPAGKACAFLAALWSRSAVVLSGIRLESDLAALPENGPVVFMVNHQSQFDIPISTLLLRDFYPAFIAKKSLFRIPFVGWAFSMGKHIPIDRKNSRSAMKSMDNAAEIAKAGRSILIFPEGTRQLDTSHLGDFKSGGIILALKTGLPVVPVVMDGTGEILPKGHITLKRRHVVRVKALPPIDLSGYTLKDRNRFLEDLHTIMNNAYLEMRACRTSKNS, from the coding sequence ATGATCCGTACTCTATGGTTTTATCTATCGTTCCTCACGGCCACATTCGTGATCAGCGTCGCCACTCTGGCCGTGGGCGTCTTCGCACCGGCCGGCAAGGCCTGCGCCTTTCTTGCCGCCCTGTGGAGCCGTAGCGCTGTTGTCCTTTCCGGCATCCGGCTGGAGTCCGACCTTGCTGCCCTGCCTGAAAATGGCCCGGTGGTCTTCATGGTCAACCACCAGAGCCAGTTCGACATTCCCATAAGCACCCTGCTGCTGCGCGACTTCTATCCGGCCTTCATCGCCAAGAAGAGTCTTTTCCGCATTCCCTTCGTGGGCTGGGCATTCAGTATGGGCAAGCACATTCCCATCGACCGCAAGAATAGCCGAAGCGCCATGAAATCCATGGACAATGCTGCGGAAATAGCCAAGGCAGGCCGCTCCATTCTCATTTTTCCCGAAGGTACCCGCCAGTTGGACACCTCCCATTTGGGCGATTTCAAATCCGGAGGCATCATTCTGGCCCTTAAAACCGGTCTTCCCGTGGTTCCCGTTGTCATGGACGGCACCGGTGAAATTCTGCCCAAGGGGCATATCACGCTCAAGCGCCGCCATGTGGTGCGGGTAAAGGCCCTGCCGCCCATTGACCTTTCCGGTTATACCCTCAAAGACCGCAACAGGTTTCTCGAGGACCTGCACACCATAATGAACAACGCCTATCTGGAGATGCGCGCATGCCGGACCAGCAAGAATTCCTGA
- a CDS encoding elongation factor G gives MSKALETQRTYAIVGTGGCGKTSLAEMLLFQSGVINRLGKVEEGSTTLDYEPEEVKRRGSVQPAFATFEWQKNRHFLIDTPGDNNFIGDIQYLLKGADSAILVVDAVDGVRPLTKRLWSYVKSAGLPAIAFINKMDRDRADFDMAFNGLSSMLGMRTVLLYMPIGTKQDFKGVVDVLGEKAYSFEADGKFSEIPIPAEMADEVSMLRETTIENIAESDEELMEKYLETGELAPEEIAHGLRIGVLKGELVPVVVGSSLENRGGAQLLDAIQELFPNPMDHAPWQGAESATRTSDPDAPLAMFAFKTLADPFAGQLTIMRVLSGTLNGEASLRNVNKGESERIGTPLFMVGKETSPARGGIGPGAIVALPKLKMTKTGDTLADEKKPFKLTPPTLPPHLISYALAPKEKGDEDKVYAAVNRLLDEDITLRLSRAEESSDILISGMGQMHIETSVEKAMRRYKCEILLKTPKVPYRETIKGKAQVQGRHKKQSGGRGQFGDCWVEIEGMPHGFGYEFEDAIVGGVIPRQYIPAVDKGIQESAQRGFLAGYPLVDFRAKLYDGSYHNVDSSEMAFKIAGSLALKSAMEKVKPALLEPIVLLTVQIPDEYMGDVIGDLSSRRGKVLGSDSQSGLTEIKAHVPMNEVLRYAPDLRSMTGGQGVFTMELTHYEEAPPPVVDRVVAEHEAARD, from the coding sequence ATGTCCAAAGCACTGGAGACCCAGAGAACCTATGCAATTGTAGGCACCGGAGGTTGCGGTAAGACGTCGCTGGCTGAAATGCTGCTGTTTCAGTCTGGCGTCATCAACCGCCTTGGGAAGGTCGAGGAGGGTTCCACCACCCTCGACTACGAACCTGAGGAAGTGAAGCGCCGCGGTTCCGTCCAACCGGCCTTCGCCACCTTCGAATGGCAGAAGAACCGTCACTTCCTCATCGACACCCCCGGCGACAACAACTTTATCGGCGATATCCAGTACCTGCTCAAAGGTGCGGATAGCGCCATTTTAGTTGTAGACGCCGTGGACGGTGTACGCCCCCTCACAAAACGTCTGTGGAGCTATGTAAAAAGCGCAGGCCTGCCCGCCATTGCCTTCATCAACAAGATGGACCGCGACCGTGCGGATTTCGACATGGCGTTCAACGGCCTCTCCTCCATGCTGGGCATGCGCACTGTCCTGCTGTACATGCCCATAGGCACCAAACAGGACTTCAAAGGCGTTGTGGATGTCCTTGGTGAAAAGGCCTATTCCTTTGAAGCAGACGGTAAATTTTCGGAAATCCCCATTCCCGCCGAGATGGCGGATGAGGTCTCCATGCTGCGCGAGACCACCATCGAGAACATCGCGGAGAGCGATGAAGAACTGATGGAAAAGTATCTGGAAACCGGCGAACTTGCCCCCGAAGAGATTGCGCACGGCCTGAGAATCGGCGTGCTCAAAGGTGAGCTGGTGCCCGTTGTTGTGGGTTCCTCGCTCGAAAACAGGGGCGGTGCCCAACTTCTCGACGCCATCCAGGAACTGTTCCCCAACCCCATGGACCATGCTCCGTGGCAAGGTGCGGAAAGCGCAACCCGTACATCTGATCCCGATGCCCCACTTGCCATGTTCGCGTTCAAGACGCTGGCAGATCCCTTTGCGGGCCAACTCACCATAATGCGCGTACTTTCCGGCACGCTGAACGGCGAAGCCAGCCTGCGCAACGTGAACAAGGGTGAATCCGAACGCATCGGCACCCCGCTCTTCATGGTTGGCAAGGAAACCTCGCCCGCCCGCGGCGGCATAGGCCCCGGTGCCATTGTCGCCCTGCCGAAACTCAAGATGACCAAAACCGGCGACACCCTTGCCGACGAAAAGAAGCCCTTCAAGCTTACCCCGCCCACCCTGCCTCCGCACCTTATCTCCTACGCGCTCGCGCCCAAGGAAAAGGGAGACGAAGACAAGGTGTATGCAGCCGTTAACAGGCTGCTTGACGAAGATATCACACTGCGCCTTTCCCGTGCCGAGGAATCGAGCGACATCCTCATCTCCGGAATGGGCCAGATGCACATAGAGACCAGCGTGGAAAAAGCCATGCGCCGGTACAAGTGCGAAATCCTGCTGAAAACCCCCAAGGTTCCCTACCGCGAAACCATCAAGGGCAAGGCCCAGGTACAGGGACGACACAAGAAGCAGTCCGGCGGACGCGGCCAGTTCGGCGATTGCTGGGTGGAAATCGAAGGCATGCCCCACGGCTTCGGCTACGAGTTCGAAGACGCCATCGTGGGCGGTGTCATTCCGCGCCAGTACATCCCCGCCGTGGACAAGGGCATTCAGGAATCGGCCCAGCGCGGCTTCCTTGCGGGCTACCCGTTGGTGGACTTCCGTGCCAAGCTGTACGACGGCTCCTACCACAACGTGGACTCCTCTGAAATGGCCTTCAAGATCGCCGGTTCCCTCGCCCTGAAAAGCGCTATGGAAAAGGTGAAGCCCGCCCTGCTGGAACCCATCGTCCTGCTCACCGTGCAAATTCCGGACGAATACATGGGCGACGTCATCGGCGACCTTTCCTCGCGGCGCGGCAAGGTGCTGGGCTCCGACTCCCAATCGGGTCTCACGGAGATCAAGGCACACGTGCCCATGAACGAAGTCCTGCGCTACGCCCCCGACCTGCGCTCCATGACGGGTGGTCAGGGCGTGTTCACCATGGAACTCACCCACTATGAAGAGGCTCCGCCTCCGGTTGTGGACCGCGTGGTAGCCGAACATGAGGCAGCCAGAGACTAA
- a CDS encoding glutaredoxin family protein: MAKPCNVTLYALSTCIHCKKTKQFLEDNDVQFKVVYVDQLTGDERKEAIARIKEYNPKLSFPTIIIDEGVCVIVGFQKEEIQEALDI; the protein is encoded by the coding sequence ATGGCAAAGCCCTGCAATGTGACTCTGTATGCCTTATCCACTTGCATTCATTGCAAGAAGACCAAGCAGTTCCTTGAGGATAACGACGTGCAGTTCAAGGTGGTGTATGTGGACCAGCTCACCGGCGACGAGCGCAAGGAAGCCATTGCGCGCATCAAGGAATACAACCCGAAGCTGTCGTTCCCCACTATCATTATTGACGAGGGCGTGTGCGTCATCGTCGGGTTCCAGAAGGAAGAGATTCAGGAGGCGCTGGACATATGA
- a CDS encoding ferredoxin-thioredoxin reductase catalytic domain-containing protein, translating to MSKQMTVEQLFEMLKKFQEPKGYFFNKDMTMTMPLLENLLVNKERYGYMACPCRLPNGTFEDDKDIVCPCVYREEDMKEYGACFCGLYVTAEVNEREDTSIVVPERRPPEKILGQD from the coding sequence ATGAGCAAGCAGATGACCGTGGAGCAGCTCTTTGAGATGCTCAAGAAGTTTCAGGAACCCAAGGGGTATTTCTTCAACAAGGACATGACCATGACCATGCCCCTGCTGGAGAATCTGCTTGTGAACAAGGAGCGCTACGGCTACATGGCCTGCCCCTGTCGCCTGCCCAACGGTACCTTTGAAGACGACAAGGATATCGTCTGTCCCTGCGTGTACCGCGAGGAAGACATGAAGGAATACGGGGCCTGCTTCTGCGGCCTGTATGTCACCGCCGAGGTGAACGAGCGGGAAGATACCTCCATCGTCGTGCCTGAACGCCGCCCCCCGGAAAAGATTCTGGGTCAGGACTAG
- a CDS encoding amidohydrolase family protein: MFIDVHTHAFHPKIADKVLQQLGQHYGIHGVGSGLIEDLLARARKAGIDKVVVHSAATAAAQVIPANNFALALKEAHPSVIPFGTIHPDYEDWACQLERLKKNGIMGLKLHPEFQSFRLDDPRLHPIIEEAQDHFMFMLHIGDVLPPEQNPSCPYKLAALMDLFPRARFIAAHMGGYRHWKYALESIIGRDVYIDTSSSLEFIDDETLAAIWKKHPRERILFGSDYPLYDPADEMARLRKRLKLSDADLEQILRNSAIALGIEQ, encoded by the coding sequence ATGTTTATAGACGTGCATACTCATGCCTTCCACCCGAAGATTGCCGACAAGGTGCTCCAGCAGCTGGGGCAGCATTACGGCATTCACGGCGTTGGTTCCGGGCTGATAGAAGATTTGCTGGCAAGGGCCCGCAAAGCGGGCATAGACAAGGTTGTGGTCCATTCCGCTGCCACTGCGGCAGCACAGGTCATTCCGGCCAACAATTTTGCGCTTGCCCTGAAGGAAGCCCATCCTTCGGTCATTCCTTTCGGCACTATTCATCCCGACTACGAGGATTGGGCCTGCCAACTGGAACGACTGAAGAAAAACGGCATAATGGGCCTGAAGCTGCATCCCGAATTCCAGAGCTTCCGTCTGGATGATCCGCGCCTGCACCCCATCATCGAAGAGGCGCAGGACCACTTCATGTTCATGCTGCACATCGGCGACGTACTGCCGCCCGAGCAAAACCCCTCCTGCCCGTACAAGCTCGCCGCCCTGATGGACCTCTTTCCCCGCGCACGCTTCATCGCGGCCCACATGGGCGGCTACAGGCACTGGAAGTACGCGTTGGAAAGCATTATTGGCAGAGATGTTTACATCGACACCTCCAGCTCGCTGGAGTTCATCGACGACGAGACCCTTGCCGCCATCTGGAAGAAGCATCCACGCGAACGCATCCTCTTCGGCTCGGACTATCCGCTGTACGATCCGGCGGATGAAATGGCCAGACTACGCAAACGCCTGAAACTGAGCGACGCGGATCTGGAACAGATTCTGCGTAACAGCGCGATCGCGCTGGGAATCGAACAATAA
- a CDS encoding acyl-CoA thioesterase has protein sequence MSFPTPETFLPHRISYGETDTMGVLYYAEYLHLFERGRSEFIRERGMSYATVEERGIMLPVREAQCRYRAPARYDDLVYVRVGIAEWGKASITFTYEILNADKAKVLATGMTQHACVNETGRPVAVPDWLKNLFSGDVQAS, from the coding sequence ATGAGCTTTCCCACACCGGAAACCTTCCTGCCCCACCGCATTTCCTACGGTGAAACAGACACAATGGGCGTGCTGTACTACGCCGAATACCTGCACCTGTTTGAACGCGGCAGAAGCGAGTTCATCCGCGAACGCGGCATGAGCTATGCCACAGTTGAAGAGCGTGGCATCATGCTGCCCGTGCGCGAAGCCCAGTGCCGGTACCGTGCTCCCGCACGCTACGACGACCTTGTATACGTGCGCGTCGGCATTGCCGAATGGGGCAAGGCTTCCATTACGTTCACCTACGAGATTCTGAACGCAGACAAGGCCAAGGTGCTGGCAACCGGCATGACGCAGCATGCCTGCGTGAACGAAACAGGACGCCCCGTGGCCGTGCCGGACTGGCTGAAGAACCTGTTCTCCGGCGATGTGCAGGCAAGCTGA
- a CDS encoding dienelactone hydrolase family protein produces MTGASSLESDTAFECMDQDTLLEGLLLVPQKAKAAVLLVHEFMGPGEYMHRHAGRLAALGYAVLACDMYGKDVRPASPAEGSTVSRIYRSDRLLMRRRIRASFNALRAHPATAGLPVFTLGFSFGGCCVLELARSGAPVDATCSVYGYLNTTHPLQPVTEKAVPCGPLLVLHGAHDKVVPLAEVPPFVEEMRDARLDCRLTIYSDAGHGFCNELLIPNEALNSWYCPQLAQRAWNDILTFFEAALAASEKTLSA; encoded by the coding sequence ATGACCGGCGCATCCTCCCTCGAATCAGACACCGCCTTCGAATGCATGGATCAGGACACCCTGCTGGAAGGGCTGCTCCTTGTCCCCCAAAAGGCAAAGGCAGCCGTGCTGCTGGTGCATGAATTCATGGGGCCGGGCGAATACATGCACAGACACGCCGGACGGCTTGCCGCCCTCGGCTATGCTGTTCTGGCCTGCGATATGTATGGCAAGGACGTGCGCCCCGCCTCTCCGGCGGAAGGCAGTACCGTTTCCCGCATCTACCGCTCGGACAGGCTCCTGATGCGCAGACGCATCCGTGCTTCGTTCAACGCCCTGCGCGCACATCCTGCCACGGCAGGACTGCCGGTGTTCACGCTCGGCTTTTCCTTCGGCGGCTGTTGCGTGCTGGAGCTTGCCCGCTCCGGCGCTCCCGTGGACGCCACCTGCAGCGTCTACGGCTATCTGAACACGACGCATCCCCTGCAGCCCGTCACGGAAAAAGCCGTACCCTGCGGCCCGCTGCTGGTACTGCACGGCGCGCACGACAAGGTGGTCCCCCTTGCCGAAGTGCCCCCCTTTGTGGAAGAGATGCGGGACGCCCGCCTCGACTGCCGCCTCACCATATATAGTGATGCGGGTCACGGCTTCTGCAATGAACTGCTGATTCCGAACGAGGCCCTCAATTCATGGTACTGCCCGCAACTCGCACAGCGGGCATGGAACGACATCCTGACATTCTTCGAGGCCGCCCTTGCGGCCTCCGAAAAGACATTATCCGCATAA